One genomic window of Methyloterricola oryzae includes the following:
- a CDS encoding leucyl aminopeptidase: MEYSIKSDSPAKLSSDCLVLGLYLKRKLCPTTAAMDEALGGLLSRLLKRDDMEGKPGQTLLISHLPEGKIERILLVGLGKREELDAANYRKALAAAAKSLKESGAKSAHVALPEAEVGSHGLPWKTRQIVEILESAFYRFTQLKQDPNNGKPPRLAKVCFLTASPDQGAETELGISQGKAIASGMNLARDLANLPGNICTPTYLAEEAEKLAKHHKKLKAKILDESELEELGMGSFLSVSRGSRQPAKLIVLEYHGAPAKTKPYVLVGKGLTFDAGGISLKPAANMDEMKYDMCGGASVIATLGVVAELGLPLNVVGLVPASENLPDGNANKPGDIVTSMAGLTIEILNTDAEGRLILCDTLTYAKRYDPVAVIDVATLTGACIVALGRHPSAILSNDDALCAALTSAGEKAWDRVWRLPLWDEYQEQLKSNFADIANIGGPDGGTITAACFLSRFAKDFKWAHVDIAGTAWKSGADKGATGRPVPLLSQYLIDRAA; this comes from the coding sequence ATGGAGTACTCCATCAAAAGCGATTCCCCGGCAAAACTGAGCAGCGACTGCTTGGTGCTGGGCCTGTATCTCAAGCGCAAGCTCTGCCCCACGACGGCCGCCATGGACGAAGCCCTGGGCGGGCTGCTTTCGCGCCTGCTCAAGCGCGACGACATGGAGGGCAAACCCGGCCAGACCCTTTTGATCAGCCACCTGCCGGAAGGCAAGATCGAGCGCATCCTGTTGGTTGGCTTGGGGAAGCGGGAAGAACTGGACGCGGCCAACTACCGCAAGGCGCTGGCCGCCGCCGCCAAGTCCCTCAAGGAGAGCGGCGCCAAGAGCGCCCATGTGGCGCTGCCGGAAGCGGAAGTCGGCTCCCATGGCCTGCCGTGGAAAACCCGACAAATCGTGGAGATTCTCGAAAGCGCCTTCTACCGCTTCACTCAGCTCAAGCAGGATCCCAATAACGGCAAGCCGCCCCGGCTCGCCAAAGTCTGCTTCCTGACCGCATCTCCGGATCAAGGCGCCGAGACCGAACTGGGCATCAGCCAGGGCAAGGCCATCGCCTCCGGGATGAACCTGGCACGCGACCTGGCCAACCTGCCGGGCAATATCTGCACCCCCACCTACCTGGCGGAAGAGGCGGAAAAGCTGGCCAAGCATCACAAGAAGCTCAAGGCCAAGATCCTCGACGAGAGCGAACTGGAGGAACTGGGCATGGGCTCCTTCCTCTCCGTATCCCGCGGAAGCCGCCAGCCGGCCAAGCTGATCGTGCTGGAATACCACGGAGCCCCGGCCAAGACCAAACCCTATGTGCTGGTGGGCAAGGGCCTGACCTTCGACGCCGGCGGCATCTCGCTCAAACCCGCCGCCAACATGGACGAGATGAAATACGACATGTGCGGCGGCGCCAGCGTCATCGCCACACTGGGCGTGGTCGCCGAACTGGGCCTGCCCCTTAACGTGGTGGGCCTGGTGCCGGCCTCGGAGAACCTGCCGGACGGCAATGCCAACAAGCCGGGGGACATCGTCACCAGCATGGCCGGCCTGACCATCGAGATCCTCAACACCGACGCCGAGGGCCGGCTGATCCTCTGCGACACCCTGACCTACGCCAAGCGCTACGACCCTGTAGCGGTGATCGACGTAGCCACCCTCACCGGCGCCTGCATCGTTGCGCTGGGGCGGCACCCCAGCGCGATTTTGTCCAATGACGACGCCCTGTGCGCTGCCCTGACTTCCGCTGGCGAGAAGGCCTGGGACCGGGTCTGGAGACTGCCCCTGTGGGACGAATACCAGGAACAGCTCAAGTCCAATTTCGCCGATATCGCCAACATCGGCGGCCCTGACGGCGGCACCATCACCGCCGCCTGTTTCCTCTCGCGCTTCGCTAAGGATTTCAAGTGGGCCCATGTGGACATCGCCGGCACGGCCTGGAAATCCGGGGCCGACAAGGGCGCCACCGGGCGTCCCGTGCCCTTGCTGTCGCAGTATCTGATCGACCGGGCGGCATGA
- a CDS encoding Hsp70 family protein, producing MSETPRFSVGIDLGTTNSVVSYLELERCDGEKAPLEVMPIPQLVGPGSVNDKPQLPSFLYQAHEAELAAGDIALPWDDSPEAIVGDLARQLGSKTPLRLVASAKSWLCHSGVDCRAAILPVQAPEEVPRISPLQASINYLRHMRDAWNARYPDDPLSEQDLIITVPASFDPAARELTVEAAHAVGLRQATLLEEPQSALYSWIQTSQGKWREQVHPGDIILVVDVGGGTTDLSLIAVTEDAGNLVLNRIAIGDHILLGGDNMDLALAYVLKMKLEKEGKRLEPWQLQALTHGCRDAKETLLADASMEEIPVVVPSRGSSLIGGTLRTALTRDEVGRTLVEGFFPTLEVTERPAVQARGGLTTLGLPYAKDPRITCHLAAFLGKQLSAADELQGFAPKEGARFIHPTALLLNGGVFKSESLGQRLLDVLNRWLASDNAPAARLLAGADLDLAVARGAAYYGYVRKGKGVRIRGGTAASYYVGVESAVPAVPGFPPPLEALCIAPFGMEEGTSAELPHDEFGLVVGEPVRFRFFGSNVRRDDPVGTRLDYWAEGELEELDEIEMNLPAETHQAGEVVPVHLAAHVTEVGTLQLEAVATTSGERWKVEFEVRAGETPKSDEPASFEEVPENPLGELPETAAAPAETEGTHEEREAGGKSAFWPFKK from the coding sequence GTGAGCGAGACACCCCGTTTTTCCGTAGGCATCGACCTGGGCACCACCAACAGCGTGGTGTCCTACCTGGAACTGGAACGCTGCGATGGCGAGAAAGCCCCCCTGGAGGTGATGCCCATCCCGCAACTGGTCGGTCCGGGCTCGGTCAACGACAAGCCGCAGCTGCCCTCGTTCCTGTATCAGGCCCACGAGGCGGAACTGGCCGCCGGCGACATCGCCCTGCCCTGGGACGACAGCCCAGAGGCCATTGTCGGCGACCTGGCCCGCCAACTGGGCAGCAAGACGCCCCTGCGCCTGGTGGCCAGCGCCAAGAGCTGGCTGTGCCACAGCGGCGTCGACTGCCGTGCCGCGATCCTGCCGGTTCAGGCCCCGGAGGAGGTGCCGCGGATCTCGCCGCTGCAGGCCTCCATCAATTATCTGCGGCATATGCGCGACGCCTGGAACGCGCGCTACCCCGACGACCCGCTGAGCGAGCAGGATCTCATCATCACCGTTCCCGCCTCCTTCGATCCGGCTGCGCGCGAACTCACAGTGGAGGCGGCCCATGCCGTCGGCCTCCGGCAGGCCACCCTGCTGGAGGAGCCGCAATCGGCCCTCTACAGTTGGATCCAGACCAGCCAGGGCAAGTGGCGCGAGCAGGTGCACCCCGGCGACATCATCCTGGTGGTGGATGTGGGCGGCGGCACCACCGACCTCTCCCTGATCGCGGTGACCGAGGACGCAGGCAACCTGGTGCTGAACCGCATCGCCATCGGCGACCACATCCTGCTGGGCGGCGACAACATGGACCTGGCCCTGGCCTACGTGCTGAAAATGAAGCTGGAAAAGGAGGGCAAGCGCCTGGAACCCTGGCAGTTGCAGGCCCTCACCCACGGCTGCCGCGATGCCAAGGAAACCCTACTGGCCGATGCCTCCATGGAGGAGATTCCGGTGGTGGTGCCGAGCCGCGGATCCTCGCTGATCGGCGGCACCTTGCGCACGGCGTTGACCCGCGACGAAGTCGGGCGCACCCTGGTGGAAGGTTTCTTCCCCACCCTGGAGGTCACCGAGCGACCGGCGGTCCAGGCCCGTGGGGGTCTCACCACCCTGGGCCTGCCCTACGCCAAGGATCCCCGCATCACCTGCCATCTCGCGGCTTTCCTCGGCAAGCAGTTGAGCGCCGCCGACGAACTGCAGGGGTTCGCGCCCAAGGAGGGCGCCCGCTTCATCCATCCCACCGCCCTGCTGCTGAACGGTGGCGTGTTCAAGTCCGAGAGCCTGGGGCAGCGCCTGCTGGATGTGCTGAACCGCTGGCTCGCATCGGACAATGCACCCGCCGCGCGCCTCCTGGCCGGCGCCGATCTGGACCTGGCGGTGGCCCGCGGCGCGGCCTACTACGGCTATGTGCGCAAGGGCAAAGGTGTGCGCATACGCGGCGGCACGGCGGCGTCCTATTATGTCGGCGTGGAGAGCGCCGTGCCCGCCGTGCCGGGATTCCCTCCGCCCCTGGAAGCCTTGTGCATCGCGCCCTTCGGCATGGAGGAAGGCACCAGCGCGGAACTGCCTCACGATGAGTTCGGGCTGGTAGTGGGCGAACCGGTTCGCTTCCGCTTCTTCGGATCCAACGTGCGCCGCGATGATCCCGTCGGCACCCGCCTGGACTATTGGGCCGAGGGCGAATTGGAGGAACTGGACGAGATCGAAATGAACCTGCCGGCGGAAACCCACCAGGCGGGGGAAGTGGTGCCCGTGCACCTGGCGGCCCATGTCACCGAGGTAGGCACCTTGCAACTGGAAGCGGTCGCCACCACCAGCGGCGAGCGCTGGAAGGTGGAATTCGAGGTCCGCGCCGGCGAAACTCCGAAATCCGATGAACCGGCCAGTTTCGAGGAGGTCCCGGAAAACCCGCTGGGGGAACTGCCGGAGACCGCGGCGGCTCCCGCTGAAACCGAGGGTACTCACGAGGAACGGGAAGCCGGTGGGAAATCCGCATTCTGGCCTTTCAAGAAGTAG
- a CDS encoding LON peptidase substrate-binding domain-containing protein, protein MSGPFSIPFEKLPPSLPIFPLPNAVVMPGCQLPLNIFEPRYLNMVFDALGSGRLIGMIQPDPAADGRDPKGVCRTGTAGRISFFNETGDGRLMIVLSGICRFDVTDEIATTRGYRRALVDWRRFACDYEEAKGSEGKDAVVALLNDYFTRKGLQIDQKAVAAMGTQQLVNWLTGVLPLELAERQALIEAVGLDERTQILTTLLHCETLERAADSSRRH, encoded by the coding sequence ATGAGCGGCCCATTTTCAATCCCTTTCGAGAAACTGCCCCCTTCCCTGCCGATCTTTCCGTTGCCCAATGCAGTGGTGATGCCGGGATGCCAGTTACCTCTCAATATCTTCGAGCCCAGGTATCTGAACATGGTGTTCGACGCCCTGGGCTCCGGGCGCCTGATCGGGATGATACAGCCCGACCCGGCGGCGGACGGACGCGACCCCAAGGGCGTCTGCCGCACCGGCACCGCCGGTCGCATCAGCTTTTTCAATGAGACAGGCGATGGCCGGCTGATGATCGTCCTCAGCGGCATCTGCCGCTTCGACGTCACCGACGAGATCGCCACCACCCGCGGCTATCGGCGGGCCCTGGTGGACTGGCGGCGTTTCGCCTGCGACTATGAGGAGGCCAAAGGTTCCGAGGGCAAAGACGCTGTGGTTGCGCTGCTGAACGATTACTTCACCCGCAAGGGCTTGCAGATCGACCAGAAGGCCGTAGCGGCCATGGGTACCCAGCAACTGGTGAACTGGCTCACCGGAGTCTTGCCTTTAGAGCTGGCAGAGCGCCAGGCCCTCATCGAAGCCGTGGGTCTCGACGAACGCACGCAAATCCTGACGACGCTGCTGCACTGCGAGACACTGGAGCGGGCCGCTGACTCGTCACGGCGTCACTGA
- a CDS encoding DNA polymerase III subunit chi, which produces MTRVDFYLLNTHEPQARRVFACKLAEKAWRLGLKVYVQTGSASESRIMDDLLWTFRQGSFVPHALAEGTAEELADTPVAIGHGAPPEGFSDLLVNLGAQSLPQLNRFSRLAEVVDQDETLRQQGRLRFRLYRDQGLELETHHIDAV; this is translated from the coding sequence ATGACCCGCGTCGATTTCTACCTCCTCAACACCCACGAGCCCCAGGCGCGCCGGGTGTTCGCCTGCAAGCTGGCGGAAAAGGCCTGGCGCCTGGGTCTCAAGGTCTACGTGCAGACCGGCTCGGCCTCCGAGTCGCGGATCATGGACGATCTGTTGTGGACCTTCCGCCAGGGCAGCTTCGTGCCGCATGCCTTGGCGGAAGGCACCGCGGAGGAGCTGGCGGACACGCCCGTGGCGATCGGCCATGGCGCCCCGCCCGAGGGCTTCTCCGATCTGCTCGTCAATCTGGGCGCGCAGTCCCTGCCCCAACTGAACCGTTTCTCGCGACTGGCGGAAGTGGTGGACCAGGACGAAACCCTACGCCAGCAAGGCCGGCTGCGCTTCCGGCTGTATCGGGATCAAGGCCTGGAACTGGAAACGCATCATATTGATGCGGTATAA
- a CDS encoding DUF2760 domain-containing protein produces the protein MQIDLSLIPTTFDAVHAGLAATVVGLLFLQILFITVAFIALLRRPKPAATVSEWTPAMAEPEPAPAPPPPAPAPVVKTETVVVKEATPDAALQLLGLLQKEARFIDFVQESITGYSDADIGAAARVVHDGCSKVLRQHFELDSVRKEAEGNRVTLPKGFDAQAVRVTGNVVGEAPFTGTLVHRGWRVTATHLPKITEGHDVSVVAAAEVEL, from the coding sequence ATGCAAATCGACCTATCCCTGATACCCACCACCTTCGACGCGGTGCATGCGGGCTTAGCCGCCACCGTCGTGGGTCTGCTGTTCCTGCAGATCCTCTTTATCACCGTGGCTTTCATCGCCTTGTTGCGGCGCCCGAAACCCGCGGCGACGGTTTCCGAATGGACACCGGCCATGGCCGAGCCGGAGCCCGCTCCCGCACCGCCCCCACCGGCGCCGGCTCCTGTGGTGAAAACCGAGACCGTCGTGGTCAAGGAAGCGACCCCGGACGCCGCCCTGCAGTTGCTGGGCCTGCTGCAGAAGGAAGCGCGCTTCATCGATTTCGTGCAGGAAAGCATCACCGGCTATTCCGACGCGGACATCGGCGCCGCGGCGCGCGTGGTGCATGACGGCTGCAGCAAGGTGCTGCGCCAGCATTTCGAACTGGACAGTGTGCGCAAAGAGGCCGAAGGCAACCGCGTCACTTTGCCCAAGGGCTTTGACGCCCAGGCGGTCCGGGTCACGGGCAACGTGGTTGGCGAAGCGCCCTTCACCGGCACCCTGGTGCACCGCGGCTGGCGGGTAACCGCGACCCACTTGCCCAAAATCACCGAAGGGCACGACGTCAGCGTGGTCGCAGCGGCGGAGGTGGAACTGTGA
- a CDS encoding DUF4336 domain-containing protein has product MDTEALMPLVPGSIWHARQAVRLGPVHVKTRATCVKLADGSLWVHSPIAPTAALVSEIQRIGTVRYVIAPNKSHHLFFASFLQAFPDAQGYLAPGLGKKRPALSGYPELEPGKPAPWDSELTAFFIEGLPALNETVWFHPASGTLILTDLLFCFGAENPWASRLLASLLGVYGRLAMSHTLKLLVRDRKALTRSADRLLALEVTRIVLAHDQVIEARAQSRLAAALAWLSSHR; this is encoded by the coding sequence GTGGACACCGAAGCCTTGATGCCGCTGGTACCGGGCAGCATCTGGCACGCACGGCAGGCCGTCCGCCTTGGGCCGGTGCATGTGAAAACGCGGGCCACCTGCGTCAAGCTCGCCGACGGGTCACTGTGGGTACACTCCCCCATCGCACCCACCGCGGCGCTGGTTTCCGAAATCCAACGGATCGGAACGGTCCGTTATGTCATCGCCCCAAACAAAAGCCACCACCTGTTTTTTGCGTCCTTCCTGCAAGCATTTCCCGACGCCCAAGGCTATCTGGCGCCGGGCTTGGGAAAAAAGCGCCCCGCACTTTCCGGGTATCCCGAACTGGAGCCAGGCAAACCGGCTCCCTGGGATTCGGAACTCACCGCATTCTTTATCGAGGGTTTACCGGCGCTTAACGAAACCGTATGGTTTCACCCCGCCTCCGGCACCCTCATCCTGACGGATCTGCTGTTCTGCTTCGGTGCGGAAAACCCGTGGGCAAGCCGCTTGCTGGCAAGCCTGCTTGGGGTTTATGGGCGTTTGGCCATGTCGCACACGCTGAAGCTTCTGGTCCGGGACCGAAAGGCCTTGACACGCTCGGCCGATCGACTCCTCGCCTTGGAGGTGACGCGTATTGTGTTGGCCCACGACCAAGTCATCGAAGCCCGGGCACAGTCCAGGCTGGCGGCCGCCTTGGCCTGGCTAAGTTCACACAGGTGA
- a CDS encoding LEA type 2 family protein, whose product MTGPKAPTRIRSWLWWSTVALALSGCSNLRERLEHLQPPEVQLSHLALLRADLLNPVFSVGLEITNPNDESLHIEGADANLELNGKAVAKGRSVSALELAPRQTSEVEVEASAKTLALARQLLQLEQDGQIDYTVAGHVQLTRWLGGLAALPFRLSGHLSREQLLREIEGYGRH is encoded by the coding sequence GTGACAGGCCCCAAGGCACCCACTCGAATCCGGTCTTGGCTCTGGTGGAGCACAGTTGCCCTAGCCCTCTCGGGCTGCTCGAACCTGAGGGAACGCCTGGAGCATCTGCAGCCCCCCGAGGTTCAGTTATCACACCTGGCGCTGCTGCGAGCCGACCTGCTCAACCCCGTGTTCAGCGTCGGGCTTGAGATCACCAATCCCAACGACGAATCGCTGCATATCGAGGGCGCCGACGCGAATCTGGAACTGAACGGGAAAGCCGTTGCCAAGGGACGCAGCGTAAGCGCGCTGGAACTGGCGCCCCGGCAGACCTCCGAGGTGGAGGTCGAGGCCAGCGCGAAGACCCTGGCGCTGGCCAGGCAGTTGCTCCAACTGGAGCAGGACGGCCAGATCGACTATACCGTTGCAGGCCATGTGCAGTTGACCCGGTGGCTGGGCGGCTTGGCCGCCTTGCCATTCCGCCTCTCCGGCCATCTGAGCCGTGAACAGCTATTGCGGGAGATCGAAGGCTACGGCCGCCATTGA